The following coding sequences lie in one Aspergillus puulaauensis MK2 DNA, chromosome 3, nearly complete sequence genomic window:
- a CDS encoding ATP synthase subunit H (COG:C;~EggNog:ENOG410PQN5;~InterPro:IPR019711;~PFAM:PF10775;~go_component: GO:0000276 - mitochondrial proton-transporting ATP synthase complex, coupling factor F(o) [Evidence IEA];~go_process: GO:0015986 - ATP synthesis coupled proton transport [Evidence IEA]), which yields MKALVSSQILSSSPLISNISTMMSQSLRASRSLFSRVSRQQAPSVARRTFLTSAVRRADPVQELYLRELRAYKPAPVKPGDAEAHTQKFSVPAAPKSPEEASLANELNSYETQEVEVEGQAATGEAAPVEESWFEEEEEAPAAH from the exons ATGAAAGCACTCGTGTCTTCGCAGATTCTATCCTCGAGTCCTCTCATCTCCAATATCTCCACGATGATGTCTCAGTCTCTCAGGGCTTCG cgctccctcttctcccgcGTCTCTCGGCAACAGGCCCCCTCTGTCGCCCGCCGCACCTTCCTGACCTCCGCTGTCCGTCGGG CCGACCCTGTCCAGGAACTCTACCTCCGTGAGCTCCGTGCCTACAAGCCTGCGCCCGTCAAGCCCGGTGATGCTGAGGCCCACACTCAAAAGTTCAGCGTTCCTGCTGCCCCCAAGTCCCCCGAAGAAGCCAGCCTCGCCAATGAATTGAACTCCTACGAGACccaggaagttgaggttgagggcCAGGCCGCTACCGGCGAGGCCGCTCCTGTTGAGGAGAGCTggtttgaggaggaagaggaggctccCGCCGCTCACTAA